A window of the Deinococcus sp. KNUC1210 genome harbors these coding sequences:
- a CDS encoding PAS domain S-box protein → MKDESGVPTHLVVFQQEVGAWQTAPGRVEQANQRLAATIDKLSDPVVSYDRDWTITYVNKAGATFFGHSINEMIGQSLNTVFPNASQSAVIQAARRTMETGVDERVTAFSPTLGQELEATTYATDEGVAVLLHDITAERQMQLELQASQDRFATAFKANPLAVIITRERDGQVLDVNPAFLHLTGYSRGEALAHTLTQLNLWEASLPDVNAAETLPDAGETVAFRLKSGELRQAVLSSVSVTLANEPCQISTVRDITEENRTQQRLAASEQAAQQTAADLQRTLDLSLDLVTSIDAEGRYTTMNAASLRLLGYPPEALIGRRYLEFIHPDDLELSLRMATQLRKAQTITVFQNRYLRQDGSVIWLDWTAVRRPDGMVYATARDVTERRAATEDLAFLAAIVRASTDAIIGLSLDGRVRAWNAGAEQMYGYPATEMIGHSITEIVPPELFDEEAQLLARAFKGEYTPAIETTRLSRAGIRIPVQLSIAPIFDLDGLVVGVSKIAQDISGRRETERQILQLNARLQRQLDHLSGLREIDLAITSSLDLNMTLGIVLDKVRAQVDADAVTLLLLDPYALTLSYAATRGFRTAVLHGPAVRLGEAVAGQVALSRQPVVHNELDGLTWGASWQALLAREQLRAYAAVPLVAKGKVLGVLEVLRQQPFEASLGWLETVQTLAGQAAIAVDSAQLFVELERSNLELGLAYQETIEGWARALDLRDKETEGHSRRVTDLTVQLCQRLQVSAGELVHIRRGALLHDIGKVGISDAILLKPGALTAAEWEEMRQHPRYAMELLGPIQFLRPALEIPQHHHEKWDGSGYPQGLRGTAIPLAARAFAVVDVYDALTNDRPYRAAWTQERALAYLEDQAGSHFDPLVVQAFLALHRDLAAPP, encoded by the coding sequence ATGAAAGACGAGAGCGGCGTGCCGACACATCTGGTGGTGTTTCAGCAGGAGGTCGGGGCCTGGCAGACTGCCCCCGGACGAGTGGAGCAGGCGAATCAGCGCCTCGCGGCGACTATCGACAAGCTTTCAGATCCGGTCGTTTCGTATGACCGTGACTGGACGATCACCTATGTCAACAAAGCCGGGGCCACCTTCTTTGGACACTCCATCAATGAGATGATCGGCCAGTCGCTGAACACTGTCTTTCCCAATGCGTCCCAGTCTGCTGTTATCCAGGCAGCCAGACGAACGATGGAAACCGGGGTAGACGAGCGCGTCACCGCCTTTTCCCCAACACTGGGACAGGAACTGGAGGCCACCACCTACGCGACAGACGAGGGCGTGGCGGTTCTTCTGCACGACATCACGGCAGAACGCCAGATGCAGCTGGAACTTCAGGCCAGCCAGGACCGGTTCGCGACCGCATTCAAGGCCAATCCTCTGGCGGTGATCATCACCCGTGAGCGCGATGGGCAGGTGCTGGACGTCAATCCAGCCTTCCTGCACCTGACTGGTTATTCACGCGGGGAAGCGCTGGCCCATACCCTGACGCAGCTGAACCTCTGGGAAGCTTCGTTACCAGACGTCAACGCGGCTGAGACACTGCCGGACGCAGGCGAGACCGTTGCCTTTCGGCTGAAATCTGGCGAACTGCGTCAAGCGGTCCTGTCGAGTGTGTCGGTGACGTTGGCCAATGAACCGTGTCAGATCAGTACGGTGAGGGATATTACTGAAGAGAACCGGACACAGCAGCGGCTGGCGGCGAGCGAGCAGGCCGCGCAGCAGACGGCGGCGGACCTTCAGCGCACCCTCGATCTGTCGCTCGATCTCGTCACCTCGATCGACGCTGAAGGCCGCTATACCACGATGAATGCCGCGTCGTTGCGGCTGCTGGGGTATCCGCCGGAAGCGCTGATCGGGCGGCGCTATCTGGAGTTCATCCATCCCGATGATCTGGAACTTTCGCTCCGGATGGCTACTCAGCTCAGAAAAGCGCAGACGATCACCGTCTTCCAGAACCGGTATCTGCGGCAGGACGGCTCGGTGATCTGGCTCGACTGGACAGCGGTGCGTCGCCCAGATGGCATGGTCTACGCCACTGCCAGGGACGTGACAGAGCGGCGGGCGGCGACGGAGGATCTGGCGTTTCTGGCGGCGATCGTGCGGGCGAGCACCGACGCCATCATCGGGCTGTCGCTCGATGGGCGGGTCCGGGCGTGGAACGCCGGAGCCGAGCAGATGTACGGCTATCCCGCCACCGAGATGATCGGCCACTCCATCACCGAAATCGTTCCACCCGAGCTGTTCGACGAGGAAGCCCAGCTCCTCGCCCGCGCGTTCAAGGGCGAGTACACCCCCGCCATCGAAACCACCCGGCTCTCCCGTGCCGGCATCCGCATTCCAGTCCAGCTCAGCATCGCGCCGATCTTCGACCTCGACGGCCTGGTGGTCGGCGTGTCCAAGATTGCTCAGGACATCTCAGGTCGCCGGGAAACCGAGCGCCAGATTCTGCAGCTCAATGCCCGGTTGCAGCGGCAACTCGATCACCTCAGCGGGCTGCGCGAGATCGATCTGGCGATCACCTCCAGCCTCGACCTGAACATGACGCTGGGCATCGTGCTGGACAAGGTGCGTGCCCAGGTGGACGCCGACGCGGTGACGCTGCTGCTGCTGGACCCGTATGCGCTGACGCTGTCGTATGCCGCGACCCGGGGCTTTCGCACGGCGGTGCTGCATGGACCGGCGGTGCGGCTGGGTGAGGCGGTGGCGGGGCAGGTGGCGCTGAGTCGGCAGCCGGTGGTGCACAACGAGCTGGACGGCTTGACGTGGGGCGCGTCGTGGCAGGCGCTGCTCGCCCGCGAGCAGCTGCGGGCGTATGCGGCGGTGCCGCTGGTGGCCAAGGGCAAGGTGTTGGGGGTGCTGGAGGTATTGCGCCAGCAGCCGTTCGAGGCGTCGTTGGGGTGGCTGGAGACGGTGCAGACCCTGGCCGGGCAGGCGGCGATCGCGGTGGACAGTGCGCAGCTGTTCGTGGAACTGGAGCGCAGCAATCTGGAACTGGGGCTGGCGTATCAGGAGACCATCGAAGGCTGGGCGCGGGCGCTGGATCTGCGGGATAAGGAGACCGAGGGGCATTCGCGGCGGGTGACGGATCTGACGGTGCAGCTGTGTCAGCGCCTGCAGGTGAGTGCGGGGGAGTTGGTGCATATTCGGCGTGGGGCGCTGCTGCACGATATCGGGAAGGTGGGGATCTCGGACGCGATCCTGCTGAAACCGGGAGCGTTGACGGCGGCGGAGTGGGAGGAGATGCGGCAACATCCGCGGTACGCGATGGAGCTGCTGGGGCCGATTCAGTTTTTGCGACCGGCGCTGGAGATTCCGCAGCATCATCATGAGAAGTGGGATGGCAGCGGGTATCCGCAGGGGCTGCGGGGTACGGCGATCCCGCTGGCAGCGAGAGCGTTCGCGGTGGTGGACGTGTATGACGCGCTGACGAATGATCGGCCCTACCGTGCGGCGTGGACCCAGGAACGCGCCCTGGCATATCTCGAGGACCAGGCCGGCAGTCATTTCGATCCGCTGGTCGTCCAGGCCTTCCTTGCCCTCCACCGCGACCTCGCCGCCCCGCCGTAA
- a CDS encoding serine hydrolase, translating into MSLADTVRALAPYLPSWMEYQRDLARIPGVQVAVRVHGELVASFALGVANETTGQRLTPQHLFRIASHSKTFTATAIFQLAEAGVVRLDDPAVRWLPELAGSPAADLTVRALLGHQSGINRDGADSDYWQQHHDFPDREALIALCRADAVFPPNQYFKYSNMGYSLLGLIIEAASGQTYADYVAAHITGPLALSNLGPELPPEREAELATGHSGRLAGHDARRVLPSSDTRAMAAATGFYGTAEDVTAYLSAHALGHASLLTDASRRLMQRRESEITRPGTRWYGLGFIIEQVGGRTVVGHSGGFPGHITQSWLDPVSGLAVSVLTNCLGGPATEWANNLIKLIDLAVKKPSKDTPDAPGIDLKTFTGRFATDWGAFDVVNLGGRLVSLIPQGDPALSVTELTVLNADTLLPASEAGFGAVGEPYLYQRTKSGEIEWVRQGGGRAWPIAAYRQRVGLD; encoded by the coding sequence ATGTCTCTCGCTGATACTGTCCGCGCCCTGGCCCCTTACCTGCCGTCGTGGATGGAATACCAGCGTGATCTGGCACGGATACCGGGCGTTCAGGTGGCGGTGCGGGTCCACGGGGAACTGGTGGCGTCGTTTGCACTGGGGGTGGCGAACGAGACCACCGGGCAGCGGCTGACACCCCAGCACCTGTTCCGGATCGCCTCACACTCAAAAACCTTCACGGCGACCGCCATCTTCCAGCTTGCCGAAGCGGGAGTGGTGCGCCTGGACGACCCGGCGGTTCGCTGGCTGCCGGAACTGGCAGGATCGCCCGCCGCAGACCTGACGGTGCGTGCACTGCTCGGACACCAGTCTGGTATCAACCGCGATGGAGCCGACAGCGATTACTGGCAGCAACATCACGACTTCCCCGACCGCGAGGCGCTGATCGCCCTGTGCCGGGCAGACGCCGTATTTCCGCCAAATCAGTACTTCAAATATTCGAACATGGGCTATTCCCTGCTGGGCCTGATCATCGAGGCAGCCAGCGGCCAGACATATGCCGACTATGTGGCAGCGCACATCACCGGCCCCCTGGCACTCAGCAACCTGGGGCCAGAACTGCCACCCGAACGAGAGGCCGAGCTGGCCACCGGGCACAGTGGGCGGTTGGCTGGACACGATGCCCGGCGGGTGCTCCCGTCTTCGGATACGCGGGCAATGGCGGCGGCGACAGGGTTTTACGGCACCGCAGAGGATGTCACGGCCTATCTGTCCGCCCACGCGCTGGGTCATGCCAGCCTGCTGACCGACGCGTCCAGACGCCTGATGCAGCGCAGGGAATCCGAAATCACTCGGCCCGGAACGCGCTGGTACGGCCTTGGCTTCATCATCGAGCAGGTCGGGGGACGCACGGTGGTGGGCCATTCGGGCGGCTTTCCCGGGCACATCACGCAGTCGTGGCTTGATCCGGTTTCGGGCCTCGCGGTCTCTGTCCTGACGAATTGCCTGGGTGGTCCCGCGACCGAATGGGCCAACAACCTCATCAAGCTGATCGATCTGGCGGTGAAAAAGCCGAGCAAGGACACGCCCGACGCGCCCGGCATCGATCTGAAAACCTTCACGGGGCGCTTTGCCACCGACTGGGGTGCCTTCGACGTGGTGAATCTGGGAGGCCGACTGGTGTCGCTGATTCCGCAGGGAGATCCGGCCCTGAGCGTCACCGAACTGACCGTGCTGAACGCCGATACGCTGCTGCCCGCATCGGAGGCCGGGTTCGGGGCTGTCGGTGAGCCATATCTGTATCAGCGCACGAAGTCGGGCGAGATCGAGTGGGTGCGTCAGGGGGGCGGGCGGGCGTGGCCAATCGCCGCGTATCGGCAGCGAGTGGGCCTCGACTAG
- a CDS encoding glycoside hydrolase family 125 protein, whose translation MTTPPHSMPQHSSAMPAAKRPLTPAVQATLDRVTAQLQARDRPALATLFRQAFPNTIQTTLEALPDDRTFVYTGDIPAMWLRDSAAQVSPYVPLCREDPELRALIAGVIRQQAHLIALDPYANAFNLTPRDETDAEYSFDQPPPGPWVWERKFELDSLCAPLLLAWNFWRATGDADALGDLRPMIGTVLSVMETEQDHAGSSRYRFERPAEYCVLPSDTLPRNGQGAECAPTGLIWSGFRPSDDACTYPYLVPANIMAVMALRRTAGLALELYGDSALAHRATSLEQQIEAGLETHAVVQHEEYGEVWAYEVDGLGNALLMDDANVPSLLSLPYLGYCRADDERYLNTRRLLLSAANPSYYRGTYAAGIGSPHTPGRRVWPISLCIEALTAGLDTAAGRAHAWELLETLAATTAGTYLMHESFDPDQPATFTRPWFAWANSLLAETVLTVLATEEEAPQVSRQS comes from the coding sequence ATGACCACGCCGCCACACTCCATGCCGCAGCACAGCAGTGCGATGCCCGCTGCCAAACGCCCGCTCACGCCCGCCGTCCAGGCGACCCTCGACCGGGTGACGGCTCAGCTCCAGGCGCGGGATCGTCCGGCACTGGCGACCCTCTTCCGCCAGGCCTTCCCCAATACCATCCAGACCACCCTGGAAGCCCTGCCAGACGACCGCACCTTCGTCTATACCGGCGACATCCCTGCCATGTGGCTGCGCGACAGTGCCGCCCAGGTCAGCCCCTACGTGCCGCTGTGCCGCGAAGACCCCGAGCTGCGTGCCCTGATCGCGGGGGTGATCCGCCAGCAGGCACACCTCATCGCCCTCGACCCCTACGCCAACGCCTTCAACCTCACCCCCAGAGACGAAACCGACGCCGAATACAGCTTCGACCAGCCACCCCCCGGCCCCTGGGTCTGGGAACGAAAATTCGAGCTCGATTCGCTGTGTGCGCCCCTGCTGCTCGCGTGGAACTTCTGGCGTGCGACGGGCGACGCCGACGCCCTGGGCGACCTCCGCCCGATGATCGGCACGGTGCTGAGCGTGATGGAAACCGAGCAGGACCACGCCGGGTCCAGCCGCTACCGCTTCGAGCGCCCTGCCGAATACTGCGTGCTGCCGAGCGACACGCTGCCCAGAAACGGCCAGGGGGCCGAGTGTGCACCGACCGGTCTGATCTGGTCGGGCTTTCGGCCCAGCGACGACGCCTGCACCTATCCGTATCTGGTGCCCGCCAACATCATGGCGGTGATGGCCCTGCGGCGCACCGCTGGACTGGCCCTCGAACTGTACGGCGACTCCGCACTGGCGCACCGGGCGACTAGCCTGGAACAGCAGATCGAGGCGGGCCTTGAGACACATGCGGTGGTGCAGCACGAAGAATACGGCGAGGTGTGGGCCTACGAGGTGGACGGCCTGGGCAACGCGCTGCTGATGGACGACGCCAACGTGCCCTCGCTGCTGTCGCTGCCGTACCTGGGCTACTGCCGGGCTGACGACGAGCGGTATCTGAATACCCGGCGCCTGCTGCTGAGTGCGGCCAATCCTTCGTATTACCGGGGAACGTACGCGGCGGGCATCGGCAGTCCGCACACGCCCGGACGCCGGGTGTGGCCGATCAGCCTGTGCATCGAGGCGCTGACGGCTGGCCTGGACACCGCGGCGGGCCGCGCCCATGCCTGGGAACTGCTGGAAACGCTCGCTGCCACAACCGCAGGCACCTACCTGATGCACGAAAGCTTTGATCCCGATCAACCCGCCACCTTCACCCGCCCGTGGTTCGCCTGGGCCAACAGTCTCCTCGCCGAAACCGTCCTCACCGTTTTGGCAACCGAGGAAGAAGCCCCGCAGGTGTCGCGCCAGTCCTGA
- a CDS encoding MFS transporter, protein MSDPARSAAPGLAPVTLPASPWPIFLMASIAVFLISIDATVLYVAFPVLTRAFPGTNTEDLSWVLNAYTVVYAVLLVPAGRLADLYGRRRMFLTGLSLFLLASLGCGLSGGVSLLIVFRVLQAVGAALLMPASLAVVLGAFPPERRAIAVSLWGALSGLGAAVGPSVGSWLIGVGGWPWAFYINLPLGLISVWGAARLIQESRSPERAAPLDLIGVLLLIVGVGAVALGLVRSDQWGWLSPALYACLLGGLAVLGLFVVWARRTPYPAIDLTLFRNRTYRAVNLATFVFGTVFAMMFFSFFLFMTAIWKFPLGTAGLAAMPGPLLVIPVSVITGRIASRLGHRTLMVLGALVFAAGAVWFTFMPTLHPDYLGHWLPGTLLTGIGTGMVLPSLSAAAVSGLMPSRFGIGSAVNQAIRQIGTVMGVAITVALVGQAHDLEQFRILFRIEIALAVLTALLCLPIDTRPATLSRAASNVQNS, encoded by the coding sequence ATGTCTGACCCTGCCCGCTCTGCCGCTCCGGGCCTTGCACCCGTGACCCTCCCCGCGTCTCCCTGGCCGATCTTCCTGATGGCGAGTATCGCCGTGTTCCTGATTTCCATCGACGCCACGGTGCTGTATGTGGCCTTCCCGGTACTGACCCGCGCTTTTCCCGGCACCAACACGGAAGACCTGTCGTGGGTGCTGAACGCCTACACCGTGGTTTACGCGGTGCTGCTAGTGCCTGCCGGACGGCTGGCCGACCTGTATGGCAGGCGGCGGATGTTCCTGACCGGGCTGTCCCTCTTCCTGCTGGCCTCGCTCGGCTGCGGACTATCAGGCGGCGTCTCGCTGCTGATCGTGTTCCGGGTACTTCAGGCCGTGGGGGCGGCCCTGCTGATGCCTGCCTCGCTCGCCGTCGTGCTGGGCGCATTTCCGCCGGAACGACGGGCCATCGCGGTGAGCCTGTGGGGTGCCCTCAGCGGGCTGGGCGCAGCCGTGGGGCCGAGCGTCGGCTCGTGGCTGATCGGCGTGGGCGGCTGGCCGTGGGCCTTTTATATCAACCTGCCCCTCGGGCTGATCTCGGTCTGGGGCGCCGCCCGCCTGATTCAGGAGTCGCGCAGCCCCGAGCGTGCCGCGCCGCTCGACCTGATCGGCGTGCTGCTGCTGATCGTGGGTGTGGGAGCCGTCGCGCTGGGTCTGGTGCGCTCGGATCAATGGGGATGGCTCTCGCCCGCCCTGTATGCCTGTCTGCTGGGCGGTCTGGCGGTGCTGGGGCTGTTCGTGGTCTGGGCACGCCGCACCCCTTACCCGGCCATCGACCTGACGCTGTTTCGCAACCGCACCTACCGGGCGGTCAATCTGGCTACCTTCGTCTTCGGCACGGTCTTCGCGATGATGTTCTTCTCGTTCTTCCTGTTCATGACCGCCATCTGGAAGTTTCCGCTCGGCACCGCTGGGCTGGCCGCCATGCCGGGGCCGCTGCTCGTGATCCCGGTGTCGGTGATCACCGGACGAATCGCCTCGCGGCTGGGACACCGCACCCTGATGGTGCTCGGCGCACTGGTCTTCGCGGCGGGCGCGGTGTGGTTCACCTTCATGCCCACCCTTCACCCCGATTACCTGGGCCACTGGCTACCGGGCACGCTGCTGACCGGCATCGGAACCGGCATGGTACTGCCTTCGCTTTCGGCAGCCGCCGTTTCCGGCCTGATGCCCAGCCGCTTCGGAATCGGCAGCGCCGTGAATCAGGCGATCCGGCAGATCGGAACCGTCATGGGCGTGGCGATCACCGTGGCACTGGTCGGTCAGGCCCACGACCTCGAACAGTTCCGAATTCTGTTCCGCATCGAAATTGCTCTGGCAGTTCTGACCGCTCTACTGTGCCTGCCCATCGACACCCGCCCCGCCACACTGAGCCGCGCTGCCAGCAACGTACAGAACTCCTGA
- a CDS encoding TetR/AcrR family transcriptional regulator codes for MSTLPVSDAAEPQDSLRSRILDAAITLLSTQGRDALTTRTVAAAAGVQAPTLYRLFGDKRGLLDAVAAYGYTAFMRDKESISADLDPADQLRAGWDLQVRFGLAHPAVYGLMTSDIREGVPSSAESAGWALLHSKVRKLALVGRLKVSEDRAMFLFHSACRGLILTLLSRPDDQRDPQLSELAREGVLTVITTTERPAATLEIVNAAVYLRAHLPHRQDLTPGERLLMDELLGRLARHP; via the coding sequence ATGTCCACCCTGCCTGTCAGCGACGCTGCGGAGCCGCAAGACAGCCTGCGCTCACGCATTCTGGACGCTGCCATCACCCTGCTCTCGACCCAGGGCCGTGACGCGCTCACCACCCGCACCGTGGCTGCTGCCGCAGGCGTTCAGGCTCCGACGCTGTACCGGTTGTTCGGAGACAAACGGGGCCTTCTCGACGCCGTTGCTGCCTACGGCTACACCGCCTTCATGCGGGACAAGGAAAGCATCTCGGCGGACCTCGACCCAGCCGATCAGCTGCGTGCGGGCTGGGACCTTCAGGTTCGCTTCGGACTCGCACACCCAGCCGTCTACGGCCTCATGACCAGCGATATCCGGGAGGGCGTACCGTCTTCCGCCGAATCTGCCGGGTGGGCACTCCTCCACAGCAAGGTGCGGAAGCTCGCGCTGGTAGGGCGGCTCAAAGTGAGTGAAGACCGCGCCATGTTCCTCTTTCACTCAGCCTGTCGGGGGCTGATTCTGACCCTGCTTTCCCGCCCGGACGATCAGCGCGACCCACAGCTTTCTGAACTGGCGCGTGAGGGTGTCCTGACAGTCATCACGACCACAGAGCGCCCTGCCGCCACCCTCGAAATCGTGAATGCAGCGGTGTACCTGCGTGCCCACCTGCCGCACCGCCAGGACCTGACGCCCGGTGAACGCCTGCTGATGGACGAACTCCTTGGCAGACTTGCTCGACATCCGTAA
- a CDS encoding glycosyltransferase, whose product MRRAAQQYRTYYIEEPIFGDADFLETSLDSSGVMICVPHITIHLSAEESQARTARLIDQLVQQEGLRTYILWVYTPMELPVVSHLSPVLTVYDCMDELSGFRFAPSLLQDRERQLFQQADVVFTGGYHLWEKKRLHHPNVYPFPSSVDVAHFRQARLPQADPPDQASLPAPRLGFYGVLDERFDSALISELARRRPEWSIVLIGPTVKVSAEELPHEPNVIYLGQKRYEELPAYLSHWDVAMLPFARNEATEFISPTKTPEYLAAGVPVVSTAIHDVVHPYGDMGLLQIADDAAGFEAAIQDLLATRHQDVALRRQAQADLYVDRLSWDATWCAMQARMTEALHRNSLPEHVEESTYV is encoded by the coding sequence ATGAGGCGGGCGGCTCAACAGTACCGCACGTATTACATTGAAGAGCCGATTTTTGGTGACGCCGATTTTTTAGAGACCTCTCTCGATTCGAGTGGCGTGATGATCTGTGTTCCTCATATCACCATTCATCTGAGTGCCGAAGAGTCGCAGGCGCGTACCGCCCGGTTGATCGATCAACTCGTTCAGCAGGAAGGACTCCGGACATACATTCTGTGGGTCTATACCCCCATGGAACTGCCCGTCGTCAGTCACCTGAGTCCCGTCCTGACCGTCTATGACTGCATGGACGAACTGTCGGGCTTCCGTTTTGCTCCCTCTCTGCTTCAGGACCGGGAACGGCAACTTTTCCAGCAGGCAGACGTGGTTTTTACGGGCGGCTACCACCTGTGGGAAAAGAAGCGCCTCCACCATCCGAACGTCTATCCTTTTCCGTCCAGTGTCGATGTCGCCCACTTCCGTCAGGCCCGTCTGCCCCAGGCCGATCCGCCTGATCAGGCCTCTCTGCCAGCGCCACGGCTTGGCTTTTACGGCGTTCTGGACGAGCGTTTCGACAGTGCGCTGATATCTGAACTCGCTCGCCGCCGTCCGGAATGGTCGATTGTTCTGATTGGGCCGACCGTGAAAGTCAGCGCTGAGGAACTGCCCCACGAACCCAATGTCATCTACCTGGGTCAGAAGCGCTACGAAGAATTGCCCGCGTATCTGAGCCACTGGGACGTGGCGATGCTGCCCTTTGCCAGAAACGAGGCGACCGAATTCATCTCGCCTACCAAGACGCCCGAGTATCTGGCGGCGGGCGTTCCGGTCGTGTCAACCGCGATTCATGACGTGGTCCACCCATACGGTGACATGGGACTTCTCCAGATCGCCGACGACGCGGCCGGGTTTGAAGCGGCGATTCAGGACCTGCTGGCAACCCGTCACCAGGACGTGGCCCTTCGGCGGCAGGCTCAGGCAGACCTGTATGTCGATCGCCTCTCCTGGGACGCGACCTGGTGTGCGATGCAGGCCAGAATGACCGAAGCGCTCCACCGGAACAGCCTCCCCGAGCACGTGGAAGAGAGCACGTATGTCTGA
- the glf gene encoding UDP-galactopyranose mutase, whose product MSEVSSQLPDSRPGYDYLIVGAGFAGAVLAERLASTGQRVLIVDKRPHIGGNAYDRYDDAGILIHPYGPHIFHTNSKQVFDYLSRFTAWRPYQHRVLSSVDGQLLPIPINLDTVNRLYGLHLSASELEDYFASVAEPVTQIRTSEDVVVSRVGRDLYQKFFRGYTRKQWGLDPSELAASVTARVPTRANRDDRYFTDTYQAMPMHGYTRLFEAMLASPLISVMLNTDYRDIVSLLPWRHMIYTGPLDAYFDYRYGRLPYRSLQFDHVTHPVEQFQPVGTVNHPNDYAYTRVSEFKYLTGQRHPQTSVVYEYPVAEGDPYYPVPRAENAELAARYAADAVAEPRVTFVGRLATYRYYNMDQVVAQALKVFQDLQAEPDTADDRPVAVSTSAAVTSL is encoded by the coding sequence ATGTCTGAGGTGTCTTCGCAGCTTCCTGACTCGCGCCCAGGCTACGATTACCTGATCGTAGGCGCGGGGTTTGCTGGTGCGGTGCTGGCCGAGCGTCTGGCAAGTACCGGTCAGCGCGTGCTGATCGTGGACAAGCGCCCTCATATCGGCGGCAATGCCTACGACCGGTATGACGACGCGGGCATTCTCATTCATCCGTATGGACCGCATATCTTCCATACCAATTCCAAACAGGTCTTCGATTATCTGTCCCGCTTTACCGCCTGGCGGCCCTATCAGCACCGGGTGCTCAGCAGTGTCGACGGCCAACTGCTCCCCATCCCGATCAACCTGGACACGGTGAATCGGCTGTATGGTCTGCACCTGAGTGCGTCGGAACTGGAGGATTATTTCGCCTCGGTGGCCGAACCCGTGACGCAGATACGGACGAGTGAAGACGTGGTGGTCAGCCGGGTCGGGCGCGATCTGTACCAGAAGTTCTTCAGAGGCTATACCCGCAAACAGTGGGGCCTTGACCCCTCTGAACTCGCGGCGTCGGTCACGGCCCGTGTGCCGACCCGTGCGAACCGGGACGACCGCTACTTCACCGACACGTATCAGGCCATGCCGATGCACGGCTACACCCGCCTGTTTGAAGCGATGCTCGCCAGTCCCCTGATCAGCGTGATGCTCAATACCGATTACCGCGACATCGTCTCTCTGCTGCCGTGGCGTCACATGATCTACACTGGCCCGCTCGACGCCTATTTCGACTACAGATACGGACGCCTGCCATACCGCAGCCTGCAGTTCGATCACGTCACGCACCCGGTCGAGCAGTTTCAGCCGGTGGGAACCGTCAATCATCCCAACGACTACGCCTACACCCGTGTCAGCGAGTTCAAGTATCTGACGGGTCAGCGGCACCCCCAGACCAGCGTGGTCTACGAGTATCCGGTGGCCGAGGGCGATCCGTACTATCCGGTGCCGCGTGCGGAAAATGCTGAGCTGGCAGCCCGCTACGCAGCCGATGCCGTCGCAGAACCCCGGGTGACGTTCGTGGGTCGCCTGGCGACGTACCGCTACTACAACATGGATCAGGTGGTGGCGCAGGCCCTGAAAGTCTTCCAGGACCTCCAGGCCGAGCCTGACACGGCAGATGATCGTCCTGTGGCGGTGTCCACCTCTGCGGCCGTAACGAGTCTTTGA
- a CDS encoding NAD(P)H-binding protein yields the protein MIVITGASGKIGQGIIEALLKRTSPQRIAVSVRDPQKVQHLETQGVRVRRANYSDGASLRHAFEGASQVLMVSSGILGEPGLALHRAAADAAQDVGAGRIVYTSHMAASQHSLFHPCGHTRPPKTCSPGQG from the coding sequence ATGATCGTCATTACAGGAGCCAGCGGCAAGATCGGTCAGGGCATCATCGAGGCGTTGCTGAAACGGACGTCACCCCAGCGCATTGCGGTCAGTGTCCGTGACCCACAGAAGGTTCAGCATCTCGAAACACAGGGCGTGCGGGTACGTCGGGCGAACTACAGCGATGGAGCGAGCCTGCGCCACGCCTTCGAGGGAGCCTCGCAGGTACTTATGGTGTCCTCCGGCATCCTCGGTGAACCCGGACTGGCGCTCCACCGCGCTGCTGCCGACGCCGCGCAGGACGTGGGCGCAGGGCGCATCGTCTACACCAGCCATATGGCGGCCAGTCAGCATTCCCTTTTCCACCCATGTGGACACACGCGGCCACCGAAGACATGCTCGCCAGGACAGGGCTAG